Below is a window of Malania oleifera isolate guangnan ecotype guangnan chromosome 1, ASM2987363v1, whole genome shotgun sequence DNA.
TTATATGTGCAACTACTGTTCGAGTTAATTCCAATCCCAAGAGGGTTTACATACATTTTAGTCCCTCATTGGGACTATAAATCCTTTCTTACGATTTCCCATTTAGTTTTTggaattaaatattatattttcctTATATAATTAAGTATTATAACGTAATTATGAAAACCCATTTCTTGATGCATCATTTCCACCATTCACCTACACGAGACAGCATCATTAGCACAAACCTCTAGTTGTCCGTTTCTAATTCACAACCCTCCACTGCACTTCACTGCACACCCCATACCCCAAAGCTCCAACTTCAATTCTCTTAATTTTGGTTACTGTCAAAAAAACAAGCTCTCATCATTTGGGTTTCTTTTCCTTTTCAtattcttctcttcctttttcCCCCATAAAAATCATTATACCTGCAACCAAAAAAAAGGGCGGTTTATTTATAACACGCGCTTATTTCCTTTCAGAGGTAATGGTGGTGAATGGTGAGAGTGTTGCTCACCACCAAATGAGATTATGATTATATCTGATAACACTTGTCACCTTTTGATTTGGAGGGTTCTTATTGTTTCCCCTACAATTATATTTTTCCTATGTTTTTGTGCTGCTATGGCTACCTTTTAAGCTTTTTACTCTccgcttcttcttttttttttgtttctagcTAGCTGATCTTGGTTCTCTCTTTATGTTGGGTATGATTTAAGGATGATGGTGTAGTAGTAAAGGAGGAATTAATATTAATTGGGGTGGTTGTGAATCTTATGCAATGGTACTTGCAGGAGCTATGATGGAGACTATGGAATCCTGCGTCCCACCCGGTTTTCGATTTCACCCAACCGATGAGGAACTTGTTGGGTATTATCTGAAGAAGAAGGTTGCATCACAGAAGATAGATCTTGACGTTATCAGAGAAATCGATCTCTACCGGATCGAACCATGGGATCTCCAAGGTATATAAACTGCTAGTACAAATTATAAGCTTCATCAATCCTTCTAGCTGTTGcattcttttaattcatttgtTATTAGGGTTTCACCAGTATTAAATTATATATGCAAATCGGATCAATCCTTATAGAGCTaggtttttttcttaaaaaaatgcaTCACCAGCTCAACCTTATATGTTTAGTTCCACATCTCACAGAGACATCACTTCATATGAGGGTTGAGCCACCAACACAGAACATTATATATAGCATAAACCCTTCTCCCCCATACATCTATGCATGGGATCGGAGTATTGTAAGCTAGTTATGATCAAATCAGTACGTATAGTGTTAATATTATTGCATTAGTATTCCTAGCTCCTTGTGTTGAAGCACTTTTAAACAAGAAGATGTATGAATTTTAAGGATTAATCATGCAGATAGGTGTCGGATCGGATACGAGGAGCAGAGTGAGTGGTATTTCTTCAGCCACAAGGATAAGAAGTATCCAACCGGGACAAGGACAAACAGAGCCACAGTAGCTGGGTTCTGGAAGGCAACTGGTCGAGACAAGGCAGTGTACGATAAGGCTAAGCTCATTGGCATGAGGAAAACCCTCGTGTTCTACAAAGGAAGAGCCCCTAATGGGCAGAAAACTGACTGGATCATGCATGAATATCGACTGGAATCCGAAGAGAATGGACCTCCCCAGGCAAGTTTCTCATTCCTTTGGTCTTTTTACTCTTAATCAACGAGCattatatattaactgttctctttatatataaatatctagtGGCTACGTTCCAttcacacacacatatgcactgCATCAAGATCTGTGCGTGTGAGCGTGTGTCTGCGCTGTGTTTAAAGCTGGTTCTTTGATGGACAACATGCATGCTAAGATGTTTTCAGGAGCCACTACTCTTGACCCATGAAAAGAACTTTCATTTTCATCTGTGTTTTATGGGTTTGGAATCCATTACTGTCGTTCATGTATAATATTTTTCTCTCTGACCAAACTATTGTTTGTATAAAAGCAGTAACTTATATTCGTTCTCTAGACTTACTTTTATAAAGTTGGACAATATGCCTTTTTCCCACTCTCTCTAGTTACAAATAAATGTGTGACACTAttagttggaaaaaaaaaataaaaatttggccTTTCTAGTTTGATACCGCATAAAGGTTCAAAGAACTTGTTTAGATTAGAGTTTCgtgttaggaaaaaaaaaagtacaaagtGCCCTTTTAATTGTGAAAAAAtagtcttttatttttatttttaatttttcaaattaaattacaaaaatatcactTAGTTTTCAACGTTTCTATAATTATTCTGGGCATCGCAATTTCCATTGATAAATGAAGTTTCCCTTCTTACATGGAATTCATGAGAAGGGACTCATGCACCTTTGCTTTTGTAGCTCACAAGAACATGCGCTGCCATTCCCAAACCCCTTTTCATTTTTCAGTTTGTAGTGATTATATGCGAACTGATGAAGAAAGACAATCCACTTTTAGcatccctaggtcaaaagttatAATATATCTTTTTAAAAAGCTTATGAAGGATCCATCCCTCGATCTATTCctacccccttttttttttctcttgttaTCTTCTTCTGTTCAGTTTGTCAAAAGACAAATTCCACTTCTCCTCTTAGTTTGGCACCTTTGACTCCTATTACTCCCATTAGGTACTTCTCTTTATCAAACAGAAAGACAACACTgacaaaaagaagagaaaagaaaacttaaaaatataatgaaatccCCACTTTTCTCTCATGAAACTTTTGTCAACTTTCTAACCTCCTTTCTGCAAACAAAGTAAACTGATGATCAAATATACAATTGGAATTAATACGCTTTTGCAGGAAGAAGGATGGGTAGTTTGCCGAGCATTCAAGAAGAGAACCAACGCCCAAACCAAGAGCACCGAAGCATGGGATTCGAGCTACTTCTATGATGAACCGAGTGGTGTAAGCTCGGTGGTGGATCCGATCGACTACATCTCGAGGCCACCCAGCCAGAACTTTCTGGCCAACAGTTTCCTGTGCAAGCAAGAGATTGAAGCAGATAACATAAACTACGTGCAGTCTGATCATTTTGTGCAGCTTCCTCAGCTGGAGAGCCCCTCTCTGCCATTGATAAAGAGGCCAAGCTCATCGGTGTCGCTGATATCCGAAAACAATAACAATGAAGAAGTAGTAGAGCAGatcaataataacaacaataataataataatagaggtGGGTGCCTCATGAATAATAATTCAGAGAAAGTGACGGATTGGAGGGCTCTTGACAAGTTTGTTGCGTCCCAGTTGAGTCAAGATCAGGAGAGATGTGATCAGAGAGATAATAATATTAATGGAGTTTCTTCAAGCTTTGGAGTTCATCATAGCTCTGACATGGCGGATATGTTGATGCTGTTGCAGAGTAGTAGGGGGGAAGGCAGCAGCAGGTTGAATGGGTTCTTGAGTGCTTCAAGCTCCGACTGTGATTTTGGAATTTGCATATTTGATAAATGAGCATCACAAGGGAAGGAAATTAAGGGGAGTTGTTGATGAAATTAAGAGATTATTATTAATATTGGTGTTAATTACTTATAATATAATGTTTAATATTGTTGGTGGATATATATATCATAGGGCACATGTGTCTTATAAAAATATGTGTTGGTGAATGAGTGAAGTTCAATCTCTCTCATGGAAACACAAAGGCCAAGGAGGTATACAGAGATGTTTTATTGCCATCATCTATTTTCACCATCATAATCTTTCTCAACTTTATGCATTAAAAGTTTATGTAATAAGGGATGGTGCCAATGGATGGTGGTGATATATACCAAATATTGCTAAAGGTGCACATGACACTGATCAGCTTATATTAATTCTTTATATGTCATTGAACGTTTCTTGTTTTACATCAATTAAAATAGTCATGCTTCTTGTTTGGTATAGATAGGAATGCAATAGAATCTCAAGCatgaaatcaaatttatcacttgatctttttttctttttttttttgagctaAACACTTGATCAATTTTATTATGCtctccattcaaattttcattccactTCTTGCTTACCACATTCCATTCTGCAAACTAAACTTGACGTAACACATAATCTTCCACAACAAAGGTTTGTGGATAGAGAAAGAGATCTtgaatatatgtatgtgtatgcatAAAGGGGGTTAATTAAGGCACTAAGAATCACCTACAAGATCACAACACCTATATCTTCCATTAAAATATCAATCAAGATAATTTGTTGAATGTGGTAACCTTTTTTGTTGCCATAGCTAGTTCAACATTTTTGCAAGTTGTTTTAGTTGTAAAATTACTAAAGTACACACACGTGCACGCAAACTATTGTTGTGAATTCTAGATTGAGGTGTGATCGAGTATATATAGAGATCATGGATTCATCTACAAAACAATAGGGATGACCAAGTCCAAGCTTCAAAAAAATCATCTTTAGCCTTAGTAAGAATTCAAAGGAAATAAGAGCAAGGTCTTTACCTTCTCCAAAGAGATTTTATCCCTTGATCCTTCCACCCTCAAAGTTAGTTTTCAAAGGTTTTCAAGGAAGTTTCCAAGTTTCATTTCTTTTCTTCAcactgctaatataatagtagggaatgagagtttttattgttattttaagtGTCTCTAGATCGCTTATATGTagtctgctttttttttttttttttattgcttaaTAAATTGCCTCTTTGCCTACAAGCCAATATATATTCATTCATGCATCCAGCTGATAGGTAAATGAACTAATTTACCTAGTACTAATACTCTATTGATGGATTGAGACATCCAATGATGAAGCCTTATGTCATGACATTTGAGATTTAGGGGTGAGTTTCTCGAGAatctctttcattttttattttttttttcatttttctttgcaAGGGAGATTATGTCATGTGTTGTagtttcattttttaattaacaTCCTTACACATTTTGAGTACTCAGGTATTTAAGGATTCCTTCTTTTACTAAAATATTCCTTCTCGTCCCTTTCTACTACTCGCCTCCTATGGATTTGACATTCACATTCTTTATTCAACCCCAATGGCTTTGACACTCTCATATTCCCAAGTATGACATTCTAGAACTCGTAGGCTTCTCGTCTTTTAGGAATTGGTCATTTTCGACTtcccactacaaaaaaaaaaaaaggtatttgttgtgacaaaattattagtgacggaacaaaattcgtcactaataatgggtcattAGTGACACAAATTAAATTTGTTACCAATAGTCAACGTATTAACGATGAATCTATTAACCATCACTAATGGCACATGGTGATGAaaatgaaatcatcactaatactagatTTTTCACTCAAACTATTTCATGAAATATTAGCAACGCTTTTTTGGATATTAGTGATGAAcattttcatcactaatagtggactattagtgatgggtgggatccatcactaatagtccacTGTTAGTGACAATTTTTGAAATCGTCATTAAAACCCTTGCCCAAAAAACCCCTTTTTGCCTTTGTTTCTTCACGCTAAAATTTCCAAAATCCCCAATATTCCCTCTCAATTGCCTGATTTCCCTCCTCCATCATAGAATCCGCTCCTTCTCCAGTCACAGGAGTCCACCATGCTTATGTGCGAGTCGGTAGAGAGAGAGGAGTCACTGAAATCTGCTACAATCCACCGCTGGTTGTAAggtattctttttcttcttcttcttcttcttcttcttcttcttcttcttcttctccctcctcctcctcctcctcctcctcctccccctcTCATAGAATCTTCTCCTTCCCCAGTCATCAGACTCCCCTCGGCCCTTTGCGCAAAAATCCCCAAATCCTCCATTCTTCTTTACCCTCCTCCCTACACAGAACCCCTCCAACCTGCACAACCCCTCCACCCTACACAACCCCACCGCAAGCCACCTACTGTGTGTGAGTCGCTGAAGTAGAGGAGTCACCGGAGTCCGCCACCGCAACCCACTGCCGCCTGCAaggttcctcctccttctcctccTTATGGTTTGGTGCTATTTGTATGCGTTTTTGCATCTATTGGTAGCATTTTggtattttgttgttgttgttgttgtttttttcttgtgctatttataaaattttagaaattgacTACAAGGAAATTTGGTATATCATTGTCACAAAAGGAAGAATAGCTTCCATTTCATTTTGACTAAATAAATTTTCTTCCATCAATCTACAAGGTAGATAGTTAGGTTCCATATGTAGGGCAACAAGACAATGTTTTTTTCAATCTTCAATCTTCTAAATGATATGTAGCTATATATCTAGCATTCGGTACAGTAGGTCAGTCACCAATAACACCATCGTATTGGTGAACATTTTGCTAGGGTCGTGATAACCTACATTAAGGTGAAGACAAATGTGATGTCATTGTATAACATCACttctctcttcttatctcttctctaTGTATTAAAAATGTGAATGTTGTGATGTGTTGTGAATTTATTCGATTTTATTATAcaaattgttggccttataagatttaacatcctgttttgatgctaacaaacaagtgaaacttaacatatttggttaagtgatgtcatttcaggattcaatgatgaatgcaaggtcaagtgttcagaaagattcatgaaagcttacatttcaaataaggatgatcaatataaagtttaaagcatggattcaaaaatggattcaaagataaagattgatgatcatgagagcatgaggattaaatagaacttgttgaaagctcaaagatgatatataatcatgaaaaagtAAAGAATTACATGAAGATCAAAagattagagttttaaggatgtctctatgtaagtatttcatgtaaacctcaatacaaattaaattgaagctcttacaaataaaaagaaactaagaaagaCATTTGTTTTTTAAAGACCTTAAAAGGGAGTTTCTGAGAACCAGGCGACTGCCCAATATAGGCAATAGACTGCCAAAAATAAAAGGAATTAAACTTGGGAGGCAATAGGGTCCTTGGCAACCGCCTAAACCCTGTCAGACGCCTGGGTGGTTAAGCTAGGCGACTGCCTATGTCTTGGTAGGTAACTGCCAGCCTTTTGGATATATAGTTTTGGctatggcaggcgattgccactcgaaaagatttttaaaaattcaataggAAGAtcttttaaatggatttcttgggctctactctttttgaaaacttgatgtttactccaagtaaacttgaggggcaaggaattatcttttaaacatctataaatagtcccaACCTATAatgattttatacaccaagaaattttctagcaatcaaagaactctcaaagctctaaaTCTCTTTTGTGCTTATCTTACTTTCACTACTGAATTGCTGTTGATTCCAACTCTGAATTTGAgttttcaaagtctgaatctttcaatacacgGAAGATATATTtagtgatctaaattcaattgagcatcaatctctttatattgaattacattgaaagtatatagttttgaaattgtactaatctactttttgtgagagtatacttgtacgcagcttgtatcttgtgttttcttgtagttcttggatgttccaaggtgtttggatcgttggctaagcgagggcatatcacttagagaggtggactctatcctaattgaaggagtgatcgagtgaggggatatcacttgaagaggtgggctctaacctactgaaggagtgtgtaacagtgttgttccacccgacaaaggaactggttttagtgaatcctctgGTGATTTGCTAAAGGTAAGGACGCaggttgggtataagctgaacattgtaaaagtcgtggtctcactctctctttcctttgctctttattttcaactcatataaactgcgtggatgatttaattttcttaattatacaaactatgtaatttggaagttaaataaacttaaaatttaatttggatttgggattgcgaaaaccgaaagggagtacgttggttgatcaaaactttgcagaaacctcaaaaggaagtacgttgtttggttaacacccaaaaacaaattaactaaagagtttatttaaattctgagttttttaGAAATTAAGTTGAGATTTGCATTGAAGGAACGATTTCACATTCACTACAGAACCtggttcaaatttatatccacagggcttatataaacaaacaaccatcttaagttcttacattaccaaagtactgtatattttaatcttggtttggttgtttgcgttcaaattgtggttgattggtttggttgattgattacttggatgattaaatgattgtgtggttgtggattgaataaagaaataagcttttgctgaaagtttgaaaaatcaacaagaagttaagaattcctaaaaagatttaaaagaaaatttttaaactcaattcactccccccccccccctcttgggactacaccttagttttttcAAATTATTGTATTCTTATTTAGTGTTTGGTATATGTTATTTTTAAGTGTGTTTTGAGTAAGTCCTATTGCAAAATTGATTTTTCCCTATTTGGTAatagtatatattatttttagggacATTTGAGTCAAAATAAAGAAACGTATATTTTGCCTTTGGAAATATTAGGGTTGGTAGATTTTTTAAGGAATACTGGATAAATTCCAATCAGTCTAGCTAGGGGGGAGGGGAGGGAGGAGGGTTGTAGGGTCTTGTCTGTCAAAATTGTTTAGCTTCTTCAAGTTAAATGAGAAAATATAAGGTGACATTTGCTGTGGTGGTTGCTGCAGATGCCCAATTTTTATCCAAGTCTTATAAAACGAAATATgtattaaatttcaaatttttaaaatcgTTTGGAGCAATCCTTTAATCACTCAAAATTAGTCACAATAGTCTATCATTTCAAATGAAAGCCCATTGTGGGCCTAAAATCCCTAAATGACCAAAATTGGGTTACACTAACAGTAGTTAGCCCACAATAGGCTTAAATCATAATATAGTCCAAACAAAGCTTTTGGTGTTACTTTGTGATGGAATTTGTAAAATTGGGGCAGCTACGAGCTAGCTGGTATCTTCTGTTGGATAGagctaaaaaaaatcatattttatttatgttttcattcattatatgcatgtgCTCATTGAAGGTTAAACCCGTTCAAGAATCGTTACTGTACATTTATGTCTTATCGTAAGTGTGAGacaaattaattaatattcaattgattattattCATACTATCTAGATTAATAATCAATAGAAAATAtcaattatttgtttcatttacgattagtattgtttgtatttcaatcattcttgaattgaccaatttgtggacagtttaggagttgtatttacattattgtcatcGTTTACACTTCATTCATTGTCATTAACATATTTAGAGAGTGTCTCTACTTATATTCTTTGGATGCATAGTGGGGTTTCGTGAcaattttttagtgatgaaaaactagtaACATGTTCATTTCCctcatctcgtgtacttggagaatCATGGGGAGATGCTACCAAAATTCAGAATGACTATGATCAAGGAATTTAAGTGATTTATTGCAATGTAGATGCaccattcctaaatgggataagTTATGCACCCTTTAGAaaaaaggtggttgattttaggactTACAATGCATGtcttataaacattatgagaatataatcacTAATAGTTAGTTGTCACCGTCGTTTTAGTCACTACTCTCAAACCATCACTAAACCATCACtaagtcatcactaatacttattagtgatgatttgctattattagtgacgatttgaaactGTAACTAAATGCCTTCTTTTTTGTAGTGTCCCCCACTACCATCTTAAtccttttctttatcttttttttttggtctagTAGTTGTTTGATTTTATCCTTAGAGAAGATTTGTGAGTTTTATAGATAAAACTAAGAAATTCATCCTTCCTTCCTCTTCCTTTTCCTTTCATCTTATTATTCTCTTCTCAAGAGGTTGAGGTTACAAAGATTTGGCCACTATGAATAAGGATTAAAGACACATTATCTCTTCCAAAGAAGTTTCCAAGGGTTTTAGTAAGAAGGAATCCTCTATAGATACAAAGTAGATCTTTCAAAAGAGTTGAAGGGGCCTTCAGCTAGACCCTACAAAATAATTGATGTGTTCCTAAATATGCTTATTTAATCCCCCATTTACATATGCTATGTTTCTATTTACTCTGTAATTATCATTTCTTATTATTGTTCGGAGTTACACTCAATATATTTGATGTTTTAGGAAATCAAAGCTTAAATTGAAGAGTTACGCAGTGCAAGGAGTTAATGCAACAATTTGGAAGCACAAGGCTGgaccaagtgctcgactaggTCTCCATGGCCTTGATTCAACTACAGCAGAAGTTCCCTGATCGACCATATGGTGcaaccaaaaagtcacaatgggCAACTAGGTCTAGCTATAAGAGCCTAGAGTGCTAGTTGATAGCAGGTTCATAGAGACCCATGACCAAAGCGCAACCAGGAGACCTTGGAGGTGCGACCTGGTCAACGATGACATCGACTAAACACATaaataattgaatattttttagaATGTGTCGACCAAGGCGCAAACAGGAGACCTTGGCAGTGTGACCAGGTCGACTTTGGTTGACTCTAGAAATTTGTTCCGCGAGATGGTTGCAGATTATTTCCTAATTTGAATTTGAGCGCGTGAAAACCCTAAGGGGTATTAATTAAAACTTCTAGTAGATAATAGGGAGTTCTTTTTAGTTCTTAGAGTCTTCTTTTGGCCATCAAgccttgtatggtgtttgtttaATTTGGAATTGCAAAGTTTAACATAGTTTTGGTTTTGCTGTGTAAAAATTATGATTCTCAATAAGAGCAATGTTTACAATTGTGTTTATCATTTTGTCTTTGTTTTCGATTGCTTGCATAATGAGTAGCTAATCTCCGCCGATACTCtagttgtgatgaaaccctaagtTAGATTCACGAAGCTAGGGTTTAGTTGATTGTTCATAGTCGGGTATGGTTGCATGATGTTATTTAGACTTTtctaaattaattttcataataaaAGTACTTAGATTATAGTGGATCAACCCTAATCTATGTTCATGCAACCGGATTAATAGAAAGGAATCAGTGTTCGCTAGATAGGGTATGCTCGGTTCTCTTGATCATGCTCTAGACGTTTGGTGCGAACCCGGATACGCTATACTACTCAAGCAGATTACTTGTCTTTGTTTAGGGTTCATTATATAAATTCATATTAGGATGAACCGTTGAAACCCCATTATGGATAATTGACCAAACCTTAGTTATTGCGAATTAACGGcttagggtggattcataaccgGTGAATCACTCTCCCATAAGGATTTCAATTTTCATTAATTTGCTTTCATAGTTTTAAATAGAAAATCCACCATTGAATATTTTCTTATTGTTTTTTAGCATAGTAAATTAGGTTAATTTTGGTACACTGTTGCATTGAGTCCCTGAGGATCAACACCCAACTTAGTCACTGTTCTATcgaacttgggagtagttaggttataaattttatttttggtggttgaggacccaagccttggcaaagCTATCAAATTTTGGCAAAGTAGACaggattttcttagttttcttagtttgTACTTTACTCAAgtactagcaaagtgtaagttgggggttgtgatgagtccccaaaatgcactattttaggccctcatttacctttgttcaTCTTCACTTATTTGTATGTgaccctttgttatcatatttcAGAGTTATGTAACGTTTGCGCATGTTTCAGgtaaaacaggttaaaaccaaggagttaggcattacgagaagccaagggagaaTTGGGAAGACTTAAAGCTCAACTCAGATATTCAACCAAGTCCCTAAGGCCTCAAATCATTCaaggaagaaaatattttgatcgACCATATTGTGCGACTAGCAATGTAAGGGGCGACCAAGTCATCActtgcagactccaaggtttaaGCATGCAATAAAACAACTACAAGAGTCGACCAAGTCTTCGACACAGTGACCCTCTGAGGCAACTAAGTCCATAGACTAAAGCTAACTGATGATAGAACTATTGAGAGTCTCGACCAAATGCTCCACCAGAGAGACCATCACGGGCAATAGAGTCGAGTTCTTAAGAATTCCTGAAGCTCAAGATCCTGCACGTCTCGACCATCGACTCGACCAACAAGACTGATTGTGCGGCTATGTTGAGAAGAGCTAAATTCAAATCCTTACTTTCCTGGGAGCTTTGACCAGGGCGCAACCGAGGAAGAACATGGATGCAACTTAGTCGAAATTGATGATCTACATCATGAGATACTTGCAGAAgttgttatttttttaatttcaaatcttgtaaaccctaatgaGTACATATATAGTAGCTTCAACAATGagcttagggttcctctttggcttctctttggttagtgatagacttgaaacgtcattgagagccattgtagattaattagagtagatttcaatacctatTTTGGTTTTTGCAAGACATGTTCAATTATTTGTGACAATTGGCAAAACTCTTGTGCTTTCCATGTAGATTAGATGATTATTCAGTTGTACCTCCAGTCCTTAGTGACAAACGATTCGAATACAAAGGATTggtctttttacatgctttctctttactgctttcctttaatgctttctttacatgctttcctttactgctttgaTTTATTGTTTGATTTTGATCATACCCTTAAAGATAGGATAGCACTTTTATAGATTCAATCAGGTAAACGTAGTAGGCTACAGTCTCCCATAGAAGTTCTCGTGatcgttgtgatagagtatactctaGTTCCCGACCATGCTCCGGatagttggtgcacccttgctaccctatgccatcgAATGGCTCCTTGAACCGTTTAGCTGATTCTCAGTTAGCTTAATATGGTAAACTGACTGAACTTAGATTACGCACACAACATCCCAGGTCAAATTCATGATTaagcactgctttgtaggagtagagttaagttagatttacatactttcatttacatgctttcaagtaATTGATAGAAAACACCttgaaaaataccat
It encodes the following:
- the LOC131159595 gene encoding NAC domain-containing protein 37, translating into MMETMESCVPPGFRFHPTDEELVGYYLKKKVASQKIDLDVIREIDLYRIEPWDLQDRCRIGYEEQSEWYFFSHKDKKYPTGTRTNRATVAGFWKATGRDKAVYDKAKLIGMRKTLVFYKGRAPNGQKTDWIMHEYRLESEENGPPQEEGWVVCRAFKKRTNAQTKSTEAWDSSYFYDEPSGVSSVVDPIDYISRPPSQNFLANSFLCKQEIEADNINYVQSDHFVQLPQLESPSLPLIKRPSSSVSLISENNNNEEVVEQINNNNNNNNNRGGCLMNNNSEKVTDWRALDKFVASQLSQDQERCDQRDNNINGVSSSFGVHHSSDMADMLMLLQSSRGEGSSRLNGFLSASSSDCDFGICIFDK